Proteins from a single region of Scylla paramamosain isolate STU-SP2022 chromosome 13, ASM3559412v1, whole genome shotgun sequence:
- the LOC135106595 gene encoding alsin-like isoform X3, which produces MCTAQNCLRELVWRCMMVATHGWRGGDPRNMLIVPTETVIRVAASHDTTVFVTAGGRLYIGQYTGHERGSLKQVELGSRCVRDAAVYRGQVVFVTDAGEVFTRDLAGGEVRSLPVLEPKKTCTHGQEEKGRKVRVRAVAAGTDHILFLSAQDEIWVQGCGPALGLFTNKTENEITNPARVDFFKGRRVLQVEAGAYFTVALVEALPPVHSDPSADGDHIPDYDSFVRSCEQCRRETGDRVLFEEADDGFEKCPLGLAVRKDYGSHDHRSDLLSPAPSSVNMDGRSSRNSAFHEDGESSDCVADDLDPTSGEASCNGTALNTPVESHSGIELREMARQHKQSVGSDFEVVDCGEDEADGSEDGTRRKGSSGGPGSSLFINADAARQFISRQLSWMTTNVDPGECGAPDADRINKYHIDSATELIKENVASAANSAASLVATGVRTVSDKVGQLSRHFSSSECADGELPDLTPDSDPFPLDSLYTKVPTPKMSKSDSYECNSLPRRLSDELSRKKTHSRTGSGGISYPKISRDGMFAVEKGPEQVAKNTSLIIDGGRHILNTEVWAWGSASKGQLGLGDLSHRSTPTCITTLNHMGVTKVVCGTHHTAALTIDGQVYIWNQKDTKDDVDVATAEPKSHRPSYWKVWVWGDNSGGQGGPNTTTASTSSSAPSPSKSPSKSPNKMSTAASSIMSPRRLDVPEEGGGLLVRDLASGDNYLIVITVDGLTYYIGKLRNEDEAKVQQIPVGDATVHCRSVLCQCDSVVCTTDEMHPQVVKFVKSETTFLSLLKAVVQHVVRPFLSSCSSSTKGTSSSPSSSTSQKDTSSSSSGTGNAASDNNQMHQTKQQLLEAYLDVTQAVASSLSDLLDDQAADVTAAIPIIRQVEEHKSIYQRYMKLVCDAVAMSGLTITTKEATAVLEKCQTVFASSVPEEKRRNPSDLFSYLILRPLQHIHEYESFLQTMKSDGENYYSPFTLDKIRVAHAHWRQLSITAHKNLLEAEDTKNFWETCSFKMVEALSTPSRRMLRESRTHPINVHNAGRFSSHSFVLLTDILVHIQYSTFSTYNLNTMWVEAVSNAPNVQHGIYITLPEETLTLTCPSSGDKNQWMYVLQEGIKRAVDKSEESGGTLTSLPRSAPLVRNASFTFTKNPLYKDATYSGQWVCGKLHGEGTMVWGDGRRYEGQFRQNVYHGSGRLEVPTGGGVNIYEGTWKNGKLEGKGIIRYANKDVYIGNLKESQPHGHGELKKGRFSSQAASIYTGEWSSGVKHGYGVLDEIAKGEKYMGTWQNNVRHGPGMVVTMNGVYYEGNFHQNKLTGCGLMMFEDKTYFEGELGMGGTFAGKGSLHYPSGDTIEGTFTGNWEDGIKINGVLQKGIGSPDEDNVPKSFGKFSVHADQKWTAVVRQCQEQLGLFTGTDITTIKQVWETLAKRLESEKQASQRHGGSLDLLDGIDRIPDARDELTYQFFMEIHTYLGKAFGNRLHPLGQLLLSLVDAFRATYGGVVAHSRLLPYAVQEVRSFTSRLYQLVRVLFPVLPPESESVLLEPGDEEQEEIVVTPAFVIHPWLLPHVYSPLSTLYVLQHQHKDEEYWRRLLKWNKQPDTALMTFLGVDVKFWLPEGASLVESSRTLGTLKDQHFTEAIETLQMLSTSFSPRDKLNLIHSTFQLVSKAVMAKLGSNYLWSMDDLFPVFQYVVVRSRIQHLGAEIQLVDDLLEPHMQHGELGIMFTTLRACYYQIQNEKLTHML; this is translated from the exons GTTGAGTTGGGAAGCCGGTGTGTGCGAGATGCAGCTGTCTACAGAGGCCAGGTGGTATTTGTGACGGATGCAGGAGAGGTGTTCACTCGGGACTTGGCAGGGGGAGAGGTGCGATCCTTGCCAGTACTGGAGCCCAAGAAGACCTGCACCCACGGCCAAGAAGAGAAGGGCAGGAAGGTGAGGGTGCGGGCAGTGGCAGCCGGCACCGatcacatcctcttcctcagtGCCCAGGATGAAATTTGGGTTCAAGGATGCGGACCAGCTTTGG GCTTGTTCACCAACAAGACAGAGAATGAGATCACCAACCCGGCCCGTGTGGACTTCTTCAAGGGGCGGCGGGTGCTGCAGGTGGAGGCAGGGGCTTACTTCACTGTGGCGCTAGTGGAGGCGCTGCCCCCAGTACATTCCGACCCCTCAGCTGATGGTGACCACATCCCAGACTATGACTCCTTCGTGAGGTCCTGTGAGCAGTGTCGCCGGGAGACCGGAGACCGGGTGCTCTTTGAGGAGGCTGATGATGGGTTTGAGAAGTGTCCGCTTGGCCTGGCCGTGAGGAAGGATTATGGCAGCCATGACCACCGCTCCGACCTGCTCTCCCCGGCCCCAAGTAGCGTCAACATGGACGGCCGCTCCTCCAGAAACAGTGCCTTCCACGAGGATGGGGAGTCGTCTGACTGTGTGGCAGACGATCTTGACCCCACTTCAGGGGAGGCATCATGCAATGGCACAGCTCTCAACACGCCTGTGGAGTCTCACTCGGGCATCGAGCTGAGAGAGATGGCCCGGCAGCACAAGCAGAGCGTTGGCAGTGACTTTGAGGTGGTAGACTGTGGAGAGGATGAGGCGGATGGCAGTGAGGATGGCACGAGGCGGAAGGGAAGCTCTGGGGGTCCCGGCAGCAGTCTGTTCATCAATGCAGATGCTGCCAGGCAGTTCATCTCCCGCCAGCTGTCCTGGATGACCACCAATGTGGATCCAGGGGAGTGTGGTGCTCCAGATGCTGACCGCATCAACAAGTACCACATAGACAGTGCCACAGAACTGATAAAGGAGAATGTGGCCAGTGCTGCCAACAGTGCTGCAAGTCTGGTAGCCACAGGAGTGAGGACTGTGAGCGACAAGGTGGGTCAGTTGTCCCGGCACTTCAGCAGTAGTGAGTGTGCAGACGGGGAACTTCCGGATCTCACCCCAGACTCTGACCCGTTCCCATTGGATTCTCTGTATACCAAAGTTCCCACACCAAAGATGAGCAAGAGTGATTCATACGAGTGCAACAGTCTTCCACGCCGCCTGTCGGATGAACTCTCCCGCAAAAAGACTCACTCGCGCACTGGGTCAGGTGGCATCAGTTATCCAAAGATCAGCAGAGATGGAATGTTTGCTGTGGAGAAAGGCCCGGAGCAGGTCGCCAAGAACACCAGCCTTATCATTGACGGGGGACGCCACATCCTGAACACAGAG GTGTGGGCGTGGGGGTCAGCCAGCAAAGGACAGTTGGGTCTGGGTGACCTGAGCCACCGATCAACACCCACCTGCATCACCACTCTCAACCACATGGGAGTGACCAAGGTGGTGTGTGGCACTCATCACACTGCAGCACTCACCATTGACGGGCAG gtATATATATGGAACCAGAAAGATACTAAAGATGATGTTGATGTGGCCACAGCCGAGCCAAAGTCCCATAGGCCATCGTATTGGAAG GTTTGGGTTTGGGGCGACAACTCAGGTGGGCAGGGAGGTCCCAACACCACTACTGCCTCAACCTCCAGCAGTGCCCCTTCCCCCAGCAAGTCTCCCAGCAAGTCCCCGAACAAAATGAGTACTGCAGCGTCCTCCATCATGAGTCCAAGGAGACTGGACGTGCCTGAGGAAGGTGGTGGTTTGCTGGTGCGGGATTTGGCCTCGGGGGACAACTACCTCATTGTTATCACAGTAGATGGTCTTACTTACTACATAGGCAAGCTCAG GAATGAAGATGAAGCAAAAGTTCAGCAGATTCCTGTGGGTGATGCTACAGTGCACTGCCGGTCAGTGTTGTGTCAGTGTGACAGTGTTGTCTGCACCACAGACGAGATGCATCCACAG GTGGTGAAGTTTGTGAAGAGTGAGACCACTTTCCTGAGTCTGCTGAAGGCTGTGGTGCAACATGTGGTGCGGCCTTTCTTGTCCTCTTGTTCCTCCAGCACCAAgggcacctcttcctccccctcctcctccacctcacagAAAGACACCAGCTCCTCTTCTTCAGGGACAGGAAATGCAGCCTCAG aCAATAACCAGATGCACCAGACCAAACAACAACTGCTGGAGGCATACCTGGATGTGACTCAGGCAGTGGCCAGTAGCCTCAGTGACCTGCTGGATGATCAAGCTGCAGATGTCACCGCTGCCATCCCCATCATCAGACAG GTGGAAGAGCATAAGTCCATCTATCAGAGGTACATGAAGCTGGTGTGTGATGCTGTGGCCATGAGTggtctcaccatcaccaccaaggagGCCACTGCTGTCCTGGAGAAGTGCCAGACAGTATTTGCATCCTCGGTGCCGGAGGAGAAGCGTCGCAACCCCAGTGATCTCTTCTCCTACTTGATCCTGAGACCACTGCAGCACATCCATGAGTATGAGAGCTTCCTGCAGACCATGAAGTCTGATGGTGAGAACTACTATTCTCCCTTCACTCTGGACAAGATCAGGGTTGCTCATGCCCACTGGAGGCAGCTGTCCATCACTGCACACAAGAACCTG cttgaGGCTGAGGACACCAAGAACTTTTGGGAGACATGCAGCTTCAAGATGGTGGAGGCTCTGAGCACTCCCTCCAGAAGGATGCTGCGAGAGTCAAGGACACATCCCATAAATGTACACAATGCTGGCCGcttttcctcccactcctttGTGTTGCTGACGGACATCTTGGTGCACATCCAGTACTCCACTTTCTCCACATACAACCTCAACACCATGTGGGTGGAGGCAGTTTCCAATGCTCCCAATGTACAG CATGGAATCTACATCACCCTACCAGAAGAAACCCTCACTCTCACATGCCCTTCTAGTGGGGACAAGAACCAGTGGATGTATGTGCTGCAGGAAGGCATCAAGAGGGCTGTTGATAAATCAGAGGAGTCAGGAGGAACATTAACATCCCTGCCCAGGTCTGCCCCCCTGGTTCGGAatgcctccttcaccttcaccaagAATCCCTTATATAAAGATGCCACTTACTCAG GCCAGTGGGTGTGTGGCAAGCTGCATGGAGAGGGAACCATGGTGTGGGGGGATGGCCGCCGCTATGAGGGACAGTTCCGGCAGAACGTGTACCATGGCTCAGGACGGCTGGAGGTGCCCACAGGAGGCGGTGTCAACATCTACGAGGGCACCTGGAAAAATGGAAAGCTGGAGGGGAAAGGTATCATCAG ATACGCCAACAAGGATGTGTATATTGGGAACCTGAAGGAGAGCCAGCCACACGGCCACGGGGAGCTGAAGAAGGGTCGATTCAGTTCCCAGGCTGCCTCCATCTACACTGGGGAGTGGAGCAGTGGGGTGAAGCACGGCTATGGTGTCCTGGATGAAATAGCCAAAG GAGAGAAATACATGGGTACGTGGCAGAACAATGTGCGTCATGGGCCAGGCATGGTGGTAACTATGAATGGTGTCTACTATGAAGGCAACTTTCACCAGAACAAATTAACA GGTTGTGGCTTGATGATGTTTGAGGACAAGACCTACTTTGAGGGAGAGCTGGGCATGGGAGGAACCTTTGCTGGAAAGGGCAGCCTGCATTACCCAAGTGGTGATACTATTGAGGGCACCTTCACTGGCAACTGGGAGGATGGCATAAAGATTAATGGTGTCCTTCAGAAAGGCATTGGTTCCCCAGATGAAGACAATGTTCCCAA ATCTTTTGGAAAGTTTAGTGTCCATGCTGACCAGAAGTGGACTGCTGTAGTGAGACAGTGCCAGGAGCAGCTGGGCTTATTTACTGGCactgacatcaccaccatcaag CAGGTGTGGGAGACGCTGGCCAAGAGACTCGAGTCGGAGAAGCAGGCATCCCAGCGGCATGGAGGCTCACTGGATCTGCTGGATGGCATTGATCGTATCCCAGACGCAAGGGATGAACTCACCTACCAATTTTTCATGGAGATTCACACCTACCTAGGCAAG GCTTTTGGAAATCGACTTCACCCGCTGGGCCAGTTGTTGCTGTCCCTTGTTGATGCCTTCCGTGCCACATATGGGGGAGTGGTGGCTCACTCCCGCCTCCTGCCTTATGCTGTCCAGGAG GTTCGATCCTTCACCTCAAGGCTTTATCAGTTGGTACGTGTGTTGTTCCCTGTTCTGCCCCCCGAGTCAGAGAGTGTTCTGCTGGAGCCAGGTgatgaggaacaggaggagat TGTGGTGACTCCTGCCTTCGTGATCCATCCCTGGCTGCTGCCTCACGTCTACTCCCCACTGTCTACCCTGTATGTGCTGCAGCATCAGCACAAGGATGAGGAGTACTGGCGGCGACTTCTCAAATGGAACAAACAGCCAGACACTGCTCTCATGACCTTCCTTGGGGTGGATGT GAAATTTTGGCTGCCTGAGGGTGCCAGCTTAGTTGAGTCTAGCCGGACTCTGGGCACCCTGAAAGATCAACACTTTACTGAGGCCATTGAGACTCTTCAGATGCTGTCAACATCATTCAGTCCCAGAGACAAGCTTAACCTCATCCACAGTACTTTCCAACTAGTTAGCAAG GCTGTCATGGCCAAGCTGGGGAGCAACTACTTGTGGAGCATGGATGACCTGTTCCCAGTTTTCCAGTATGTGGTGGTGCGCTCCCGCATCCAGCACCTGGGAGCCGAGATCCAGCTGGTGGATGACCTGCTGGAGCCCCACATGCAGCATGGAGAGCTGGGCATCATGTTCACTACACTCAGG GCTTGCTACTATCAGATTCAGAATGAAAAACTCACTCATATGCTCTGA
- the LOC135106595 gene encoding alsin-like isoform X2, translating into MCTAQNCLRELVWRCMMVATHGWRGGDPRNMLIVPTETVIRVAASHDTTVFVTAGGRLYIGQYTGHERGSLKQVELGSRCVRDAAVYRGQVVFVTDAGEVFTRDLAGGEVRSLPVLEPKKTCTHGQEEKGRKVRVRAVAAGTDHILFLSAQDEIWVQGCGPALGLFTNKTENEITNPARVDFFKGRRVLQVEAGAYFTVALVEALPPVHSDPSADGDHIPDYDSFVRSCEQCRRETGDRVLFEEADDGFEKCPLGLAVRKDYGSHDHRSDLLSPAPSSVNMDGRSSRNSAFHEDGESSDCVADDLDPTSGEASCNGTALNTPVESHSGIELREMARQHKQSVGSDFEVVDCGEDEADGSEDGTRRKGSSGGPGSSLFINADAARQFISRQLSWMTTNVDPGECGAPDADRINKYHIDSATELIKENVASAANSAASLVATGVRTVSDKVGQLSRHFSSSECADGELPDLTPDSDPFPLDSLYTKVPTPKMSKSDSYECNSLPRRLSDELSRKKTHSRTGSGGISYPKISRDGMFAVEKGPEQVAKNTSLIIDGGRHILNTEVWAWGSASKGQLGLGDLSHRSTPTCITTLNHMGVTKVVCGTHHTAALTIDGQVYIWNQKDTKDDVDVATAEPKSHRPSYWKVWVWGDNSGGQGGPNTTTASTSSSAPSPSKSPSKSPNKMSTAASSIMSPRRLDVPEEGGGLLVRDLASGDNYLIVITVDGLTYYIGKLRNEDEAKVQQIPVGDATVHCRSVLCQCDSVVCTTDEMHPQVMLAQATVVKFVKSETTFLSLLKAVVQHVVRPFLSSCSSSTKGTSSSPSSSTSQKDTSSSSSGTGNAASDNNQMHQTKQQLLEAYLDVTQAVASSLSDLLDDQAADVTAAIPIIRQVEEHKSIYQRYMKLVCDAVAMSGLTITTKEATAVLEKCQTVFASSVPEEKRRNPSDLFSYLILRPLQHIHEYESFLQTMKSDGENYYSPFTLDKIRVAHAHWRQLSITAHKNLLEAEDTKNFWETCSFKMVEALSTPSRRMLRESRTHPINVHNAGRFSSHSFVLLTDILVHIQYSTFSTYNLNTMWVEAVSNAPNVQHGIYITLPEETLTLTCPSSGDKNQWMYVLQEGIKRAVDKSEESGGTLTSLPRSAPLVRNASFTFTKNPLYKDATYSGQWVCGKLHGEGTMVWGDGRRYEGQFRQNVYHGSGRLEVPTGGGVNIYEGTWKNGKLEGKGIIRYANKDVYIGNLKESQPHGHGELKKGRFSSQAASIYTGEWSSGVKHGYGVLDEIAKGEKYMGTWQNNVRHGPGMVVTMNGVYYEGNFHQNKLTGCGLMMFEDKTYFEGELGMGGTFAGKGSLHYPSGDTIEGTFTGNWEDGIKINGVLQKGIGSPDEDNVPKSFGKFSVHADQKWTAVVRQCQEQLGLFTGTDITTIKVWETLAKRLESEKQASQRHGGSLDLLDGIDRIPDARDELTYQFFMEIHTYLGKAFGNRLHPLGQLLLSLVDAFRATYGGVVAHSRLLPYAVQEVRSFTSRLYQLVRVLFPVLPPESESVLLEPGDEEQEEIVVTPAFVIHPWLLPHVYSPLSTLYVLQHQHKDEEYWRRLLKWNKQPDTALMTFLGVDVKFWLPEGASLVESSRTLGTLKDQHFTEAIETLQMLSTSFSPRDKLNLIHSTFQLVSKAVMAKLGSNYLWSMDDLFPVFQYVVVRSRIQHLGAEIQLVDDLLEPHMQHGELGIMFTTLRACYYQIQNEKLTHML; encoded by the exons GTTGAGTTGGGAAGCCGGTGTGTGCGAGATGCAGCTGTCTACAGAGGCCAGGTGGTATTTGTGACGGATGCAGGAGAGGTGTTCACTCGGGACTTGGCAGGGGGAGAGGTGCGATCCTTGCCAGTACTGGAGCCCAAGAAGACCTGCACCCACGGCCAAGAAGAGAAGGGCAGGAAGGTGAGGGTGCGGGCAGTGGCAGCCGGCACCGatcacatcctcttcctcagtGCCCAGGATGAAATTTGGGTTCAAGGATGCGGACCAGCTTTGG GCTTGTTCACCAACAAGACAGAGAATGAGATCACCAACCCGGCCCGTGTGGACTTCTTCAAGGGGCGGCGGGTGCTGCAGGTGGAGGCAGGGGCTTACTTCACTGTGGCGCTAGTGGAGGCGCTGCCCCCAGTACATTCCGACCCCTCAGCTGATGGTGACCACATCCCAGACTATGACTCCTTCGTGAGGTCCTGTGAGCAGTGTCGCCGGGAGACCGGAGACCGGGTGCTCTTTGAGGAGGCTGATGATGGGTTTGAGAAGTGTCCGCTTGGCCTGGCCGTGAGGAAGGATTATGGCAGCCATGACCACCGCTCCGACCTGCTCTCCCCGGCCCCAAGTAGCGTCAACATGGACGGCCGCTCCTCCAGAAACAGTGCCTTCCACGAGGATGGGGAGTCGTCTGACTGTGTGGCAGACGATCTTGACCCCACTTCAGGGGAGGCATCATGCAATGGCACAGCTCTCAACACGCCTGTGGAGTCTCACTCGGGCATCGAGCTGAGAGAGATGGCCCGGCAGCACAAGCAGAGCGTTGGCAGTGACTTTGAGGTGGTAGACTGTGGAGAGGATGAGGCGGATGGCAGTGAGGATGGCACGAGGCGGAAGGGAAGCTCTGGGGGTCCCGGCAGCAGTCTGTTCATCAATGCAGATGCTGCCAGGCAGTTCATCTCCCGCCAGCTGTCCTGGATGACCACCAATGTGGATCCAGGGGAGTGTGGTGCTCCAGATGCTGACCGCATCAACAAGTACCACATAGACAGTGCCACAGAACTGATAAAGGAGAATGTGGCCAGTGCTGCCAACAGTGCTGCAAGTCTGGTAGCCACAGGAGTGAGGACTGTGAGCGACAAGGTGGGTCAGTTGTCCCGGCACTTCAGCAGTAGTGAGTGTGCAGACGGGGAACTTCCGGATCTCACCCCAGACTCTGACCCGTTCCCATTGGATTCTCTGTATACCAAAGTTCCCACACCAAAGATGAGCAAGAGTGATTCATACGAGTGCAACAGTCTTCCACGCCGCCTGTCGGATGAACTCTCCCGCAAAAAGACTCACTCGCGCACTGGGTCAGGTGGCATCAGTTATCCAAAGATCAGCAGAGATGGAATGTTTGCTGTGGAGAAAGGCCCGGAGCAGGTCGCCAAGAACACCAGCCTTATCATTGACGGGGGACGCCACATCCTGAACACAGAG GTGTGGGCGTGGGGGTCAGCCAGCAAAGGACAGTTGGGTCTGGGTGACCTGAGCCACCGATCAACACCCACCTGCATCACCACTCTCAACCACATGGGAGTGACCAAGGTGGTGTGTGGCACTCATCACACTGCAGCACTCACCATTGACGGGCAG gtATATATATGGAACCAGAAAGATACTAAAGATGATGTTGATGTGGCCACAGCCGAGCCAAAGTCCCATAGGCCATCGTATTGGAAG GTTTGGGTTTGGGGCGACAACTCAGGTGGGCAGGGAGGTCCCAACACCACTACTGCCTCAACCTCCAGCAGTGCCCCTTCCCCCAGCAAGTCTCCCAGCAAGTCCCCGAACAAAATGAGTACTGCAGCGTCCTCCATCATGAGTCCAAGGAGACTGGACGTGCCTGAGGAAGGTGGTGGTTTGCTGGTGCGGGATTTGGCCTCGGGGGACAACTACCTCATTGTTATCACAGTAGATGGTCTTACTTACTACATAGGCAAGCTCAG GAATGAAGATGAAGCAAAAGTTCAGCAGATTCCTGTGGGTGATGCTACAGTGCACTGCCGGTCAGTGTTGTGTCAGTGTGACAGTGTTGTCTGCACCACAGACGAGATGCATCCACAGGTAATGCTGGCACAGGCGACT GTGGTGAAGTTTGTGAAGAGTGAGACCACTTTCCTGAGTCTGCTGAAGGCTGTGGTGCAACATGTGGTGCGGCCTTTCTTGTCCTCTTGTTCCTCCAGCACCAAgggcacctcttcctccccctcctcctccacctcacagAAAGACACCAGCTCCTCTTCTTCAGGGACAGGAAATGCAGCCTCAG aCAATAACCAGATGCACCAGACCAAACAACAACTGCTGGAGGCATACCTGGATGTGACTCAGGCAGTGGCCAGTAGCCTCAGTGACCTGCTGGATGATCAAGCTGCAGATGTCACCGCTGCCATCCCCATCATCAGACAG GTGGAAGAGCATAAGTCCATCTATCAGAGGTACATGAAGCTGGTGTGTGATGCTGTGGCCATGAGTggtctcaccatcaccaccaaggagGCCACTGCTGTCCTGGAGAAGTGCCAGACAGTATTTGCATCCTCGGTGCCGGAGGAGAAGCGTCGCAACCCCAGTGATCTCTTCTCCTACTTGATCCTGAGACCACTGCAGCACATCCATGAGTATGAGAGCTTCCTGCAGACCATGAAGTCTGATGGTGAGAACTACTATTCTCCCTTCACTCTGGACAAGATCAGGGTTGCTCATGCCCACTGGAGGCAGCTGTCCATCACTGCACACAAGAACCTG cttgaGGCTGAGGACACCAAGAACTTTTGGGAGACATGCAGCTTCAAGATGGTGGAGGCTCTGAGCACTCCCTCCAGAAGGATGCTGCGAGAGTCAAGGACACATCCCATAAATGTACACAATGCTGGCCGcttttcctcccactcctttGTGTTGCTGACGGACATCTTGGTGCACATCCAGTACTCCACTTTCTCCACATACAACCTCAACACCATGTGGGTGGAGGCAGTTTCCAATGCTCCCAATGTACAG CATGGAATCTACATCACCCTACCAGAAGAAACCCTCACTCTCACATGCCCTTCTAGTGGGGACAAGAACCAGTGGATGTATGTGCTGCAGGAAGGCATCAAGAGGGCTGTTGATAAATCAGAGGAGTCAGGAGGAACATTAACATCCCTGCCCAGGTCTGCCCCCCTGGTTCGGAatgcctccttcaccttcaccaagAATCCCTTATATAAAGATGCCACTTACTCAG GCCAGTGGGTGTGTGGCAAGCTGCATGGAGAGGGAACCATGGTGTGGGGGGATGGCCGCCGCTATGAGGGACAGTTCCGGCAGAACGTGTACCATGGCTCAGGACGGCTGGAGGTGCCCACAGGAGGCGGTGTCAACATCTACGAGGGCACCTGGAAAAATGGAAAGCTGGAGGGGAAAGGTATCATCAG ATACGCCAACAAGGATGTGTATATTGGGAACCTGAAGGAGAGCCAGCCACACGGCCACGGGGAGCTGAAGAAGGGTCGATTCAGTTCCCAGGCTGCCTCCATCTACACTGGGGAGTGGAGCAGTGGGGTGAAGCACGGCTATGGTGTCCTGGATGAAATAGCCAAAG GAGAGAAATACATGGGTACGTGGCAGAACAATGTGCGTCATGGGCCAGGCATGGTGGTAACTATGAATGGTGTCTACTATGAAGGCAACTTTCACCAGAACAAATTAACA GGTTGTGGCTTGATGATGTTTGAGGACAAGACCTACTTTGAGGGAGAGCTGGGCATGGGAGGAACCTTTGCTGGAAAGGGCAGCCTGCATTACCCAAGTGGTGATACTATTGAGGGCACCTTCACTGGCAACTGGGAGGATGGCATAAAGATTAATGGTGTCCTTCAGAAAGGCATTGGTTCCCCAGATGAAGACAATGTTCCCAA ATCTTTTGGAAAGTTTAGTGTCCATGCTGACCAGAAGTGGACTGCTGTAGTGAGACAGTGCCAGGAGCAGCTGGGCTTATTTACTGGCactgacatcaccaccatcaag GTGTGGGAGACGCTGGCCAAGAGACTCGAGTCGGAGAAGCAGGCATCCCAGCGGCATGGAGGCTCACTGGATCTGCTGGATGGCATTGATCGTATCCCAGACGCAAGGGATGAACTCACCTACCAATTTTTCATGGAGATTCACACCTACCTAGGCAAG GCTTTTGGAAATCGACTTCACCCGCTGGGCCAGTTGTTGCTGTCCCTTGTTGATGCCTTCCGTGCCACATATGGGGGAGTGGTGGCTCACTCCCGCCTCCTGCCTTATGCTGTCCAGGAG GTTCGATCCTTCACCTCAAGGCTTTATCAGTTGGTACGTGTGTTGTTCCCTGTTCTGCCCCCCGAGTCAGAGAGTGTTCTGCTGGAGCCAGGTgatgaggaacaggaggagat TGTGGTGACTCCTGCCTTCGTGATCCATCCCTGGCTGCTGCCTCACGTCTACTCCCCACTGTCTACCCTGTATGTGCTGCAGCATCAGCACAAGGATGAGGAGTACTGGCGGCGACTTCTCAAATGGAACAAACAGCCAGACACTGCTCTCATGACCTTCCTTGGGGTGGATGT GAAATTTTGGCTGCCTGAGGGTGCCAGCTTAGTTGAGTCTAGCCGGACTCTGGGCACCCTGAAAGATCAACACTTTACTGAGGCCATTGAGACTCTTCAGATGCTGTCAACATCATTCAGTCCCAGAGACAAGCTTAACCTCATCCACAGTACTTTCCAACTAGTTAGCAAG GCTGTCATGGCCAAGCTGGGGAGCAACTACTTGTGGAGCATGGATGACCTGTTCCCAGTTTTCCAGTATGTGGTGGTGCGCTCCCGCATCCAGCACCTGGGAGCCGAGATCCAGCTGGTGGATGACCTGCTGGAGCCCCACATGCAGCATGGAGAGCTGGGCATCATGTTCACTACACTCAGG GCTTGCTACTATCAGATTCAGAATGAAAAACTCACTCATATGCTCTGA